One genomic segment of Primulina tabacum isolate GXHZ01 chromosome 9, ASM2559414v2, whole genome shotgun sequence includes these proteins:
- the LOC142555946 gene encoding uncharacterized protein LOC142555946 isoform X1: MPSLRMKTKSTTGCFAEKNDLHVCRKSCVISKNPLSPARISQNVEEVGTYIQNSFHGPETNHDEFFDVEHFLQKQQFNEPDSSAADNLDTKPSPCTSNVDTIFSSILESLDFRNDEGIDHHFVPQLYSKESGDATSRNQRESQACNASDLYFSESIFPGPYVEGNSIFDDKTDTMSWLDYKCKESGLLSDVAENYRILPFLKDTLDVGQDHDSKTSGEAILDAENSNLCDIIHQLRPCDLESDLNTCHDPDYECFDPQMYIRNIPGQTDVSLCYSSDTKDTRRITLVLDLDETLVHSTLDYCEDADFTFPIFFNMKEYTVYVKKRPHLGVFLKRVAELFDIMVFTASQSIYAKQLLDILDPEGKLLSKRAYRESCIILEGNYVKDLTVLGVDLAKVAIIDNSPQVFKLQVNNGIPIRSWFDDPTDCALISLLPFLETLVDADDVRPIIAMTFGNTE, from the exons ATGCCATCATTAAGAATGAAAACCAAGTCAACCACAGGCTGTTTTGCTGAAAAAAATGATCTCCATGTCTGTCGGAAGTCATGTGTGATATCCAAGAATCCTCTTTCTCCTGCTAGAATTTCTCAAAATGTGGAAGAAGTCGGAACTTATATTCAGAATAGTTTTCATG GGCCTGAGACCAACCATGATGAATTTTTTGATGTAGAACATTTTTTGCAGAAGCAGCAATTCAATGAACCTGATTCTTCAGCTGCAGATAATTTG GATACTAAACCATCCCCTTGCACATCAAATGTGGATACGATTTTTTCTTCCATCCTAGAGTCACTAGATTTCCGCAATGATGAAG GAATTGACCATCATTTTGTGCCACAGTTATATAGCAAAGAAAGTGGTGATGCTACCAGCAGAAACCAACGTGAATCTCAAGCATGCAATGCTTCAGATTTATACTTCTCTGAGAGTATTTTTCCTGGTCCATATGTTGAAGGCAATTCTATATTTGATGATAAAACAGACACTATGTCCTGGCTTGATTACAAATGCAAAGAGTCTGGTCTACTTTCTGACGTGGCTGAAAATTATAGGATATTGCCTTTTTTAAAGGATACTCTTGATGTTGGACAGGACCATGATAGCAAAACATCAGGAGAAGCCATCTTAGATGcagaaaattcaaatttatgCGATATTATCCATCAGTTAAGACCTTGCGATCTGGAGTCTGACCTAAATACATGTCATGACCCAGATTATGAGTGCTTTGATCCACAGATGTATATCAGAAATATACCAGGCCAGACAGATGTGTCTTTGTGTTATTCATCTGATACAAAGGATACCCGCCGGATCACTTTAGTACTTGACTTGGATG AAACACTTGTTCATTCCACGTTGGATTATTGTGAGGACGCGGACTTCACATTTCCCATTTTCTTCAACATGAAAGAGTATACCGTGTATGTGAAAAAAAGGCCTCACCTCGGTGTTTTCCTGAAAAGAGTAGCAGAGTTGTTTGATATCATGGTATTCACAGCTAGCCAAAGCATCTATGCCAAACAACTCCTAGATATTCTGGATCCAGAAGGAAAGCTTTTATCTAAACGGGCATATCGGGAATCATGCATCATTTTAGAGGGAAATTATGTGAAAGACCTAACTGTTTTAGGCGTTGATCTTGCAAAGGTTGCCATAATTGATAACTCCCCACAG GTTTTCAAGCTGCAGGTAAATAACGGCATTCCTATTAGGAGTTGGTTTGATGACCCGACAGATTGTGCCCTCATTTCACTCCTTCCATTTTTAGAGACTTTGGTTGATGCGGATGATGTACGGCCCATCATTGCTATGACATTTGGTAACACGGAATAA
- the LOC142555946 gene encoding uncharacterized protein LOC142555946 isoform X2: MWKKSELIFRIVFMKQQFNEPDSSAADNLDTKPSPCTSNVDTIFSSILESLDFRNDEGIDHHFVPQLYSKESGDATSRNQRESQACNASDLYFSESIFPGPYVEGNSIFDDKTDTMSWLDYKCKESGLLSDVAENYRILPFLKDTLDVGQDHDSKTSGEAILDAENSNLCDIIHQLRPCDLESDLNTCHDPDYECFDPQMYIRNIPGQTDVSLCYSSDTKDTRRITLVLDLDETLVHSTLDYCEDADFTFPIFFNMKEYTVYVKKRPHLGVFLKRVAELFDIMVFTASQSIYAKQLLDILDPEGKLLSKRAYRESCIILEGNYVKDLTVLGVDLAKVAIIDNSPQVFKLQVNNGIPIRSWFDDPTDCALISLLPFLETLVDADDVRPIIAMTFGNTE; this comes from the exons ATGTGGAAGAAGTCGGAACTTATATTCAGAATAGTTTTCATG AAGCAGCAATTCAATGAACCTGATTCTTCAGCTGCAGATAATTTG GATACTAAACCATCCCCTTGCACATCAAATGTGGATACGATTTTTTCTTCCATCCTAGAGTCACTAGATTTCCGCAATGATGAAG GAATTGACCATCATTTTGTGCCACAGTTATATAGCAAAGAAAGTGGTGATGCTACCAGCAGAAACCAACGTGAATCTCAAGCATGCAATGCTTCAGATTTATACTTCTCTGAGAGTATTTTTCCTGGTCCATATGTTGAAGGCAATTCTATATTTGATGATAAAACAGACACTATGTCCTGGCTTGATTACAAATGCAAAGAGTCTGGTCTACTTTCTGACGTGGCTGAAAATTATAGGATATTGCCTTTTTTAAAGGATACTCTTGATGTTGGACAGGACCATGATAGCAAAACATCAGGAGAAGCCATCTTAGATGcagaaaattcaaatttatgCGATATTATCCATCAGTTAAGACCTTGCGATCTGGAGTCTGACCTAAATACATGTCATGACCCAGATTATGAGTGCTTTGATCCACAGATGTATATCAGAAATATACCAGGCCAGACAGATGTGTCTTTGTGTTATTCATCTGATACAAAGGATACCCGCCGGATCACTTTAGTACTTGACTTGGATG AAACACTTGTTCATTCCACGTTGGATTATTGTGAGGACGCGGACTTCACATTTCCCATTTTCTTCAACATGAAAGAGTATACCGTGTATGTGAAAAAAAGGCCTCACCTCGGTGTTTTCCTGAAAAGAGTAGCAGAGTTGTTTGATATCATGGTATTCACAGCTAGCCAAAGCATCTATGCCAAACAACTCCTAGATATTCTGGATCCAGAAGGAAAGCTTTTATCTAAACGGGCATATCGGGAATCATGCATCATTTTAGAGGGAAATTATGTGAAAGACCTAACTGTTTTAGGCGTTGATCTTGCAAAGGTTGCCATAATTGATAACTCCCCACAG GTTTTCAAGCTGCAGGTAAATAACGGCATTCCTATTAGGAGTTGGTTTGATGACCCGACAGATTGTGCCCTCATTTCACTCCTTCCATTTTTAGAGACTTTGGTTGATGCGGATGATGTACGGCCCATCATTGCTATGACATTTGGTAACACGGAATAA
- the LOC142556718 gene encoding WRKY transcription factor 71-like — protein MSENFSDFYYHHPFQDHIDHGRNNVGAGNSSAYMQNPSVQRQQMIDQSSSYLSFNGFLRGSFDQNVQGSYGSSSEVFYTVKEEQKPVVDGDRCGENPTTPNSSISSSSTEAVACEEDVSKNKKSDGKKENPEDGEDSSSKKEGSKGKKKGEKKQREPRFAFMTKSEVDHLEDGYRWRKYGQKAVKNSPYPRSYYRCTTQKCPVKKRIERSYQDPSIVITTYEGQHNHHLPTSLRGNVAGIFHPSMLTPPLMNTDGLPTNFPDQEMYVHQMPHNIYGAYGGGGAYHQQNLIARDNQQYQIRDYGTLQDIFSVFPKQEP, from the exons ATGTCTGAAAATTTCAGCGACTTTTACTATCACCACCCCTTTCAAGATCACATCGATCATGGACGCAACAACGTCGGCGCCGGAAACTCTTCTGCTTATATGCAGAACCCATCTGTTCAGAGACAGCAAATGATTGATCAGTCTAGTAGTTACCTGAGTTTCAACGGGTTTTTGCGTGGAAGCTTTGATCAGAACGTTCAGGGTTCATATGGGTCGTCTTCTGAGGTGTTTTACACCGTGAAGGAGGAGCAGAAACCGGTGGTGGACGGTGACCGCTGTGGTGAAAACCCTACCACGCCCAACTCCTCCATTTCCTCTTCTTCGACTGAGGCAGTAGCATGTGAGGAAGATGTGAGCAAAAACAAGAAATCAGATGGTAAAAAAGAGAACCCTGAAGATGGAGAAGACAGCAGCTCTAAAAAAGA GGGTTCCAAAGGTAAGAAGAAAGGAGAGAAGAAGCAAAGGGAGCCCAGATTTGCTTTCATGACGAAGAGCGAAGTTGATCATTTGGAAGATGgatacagatggagaaaatatGGACAAAAGGCTGTCAAGAATAGCCCCTATCCAAG AAGCTACTACAGATGCACAACTCAGAAATGCCCGGTCAAGAAACGCATCGAAAGATCCTACCAAGACCCTTCAATCGTAATCACGACGTACGAAGGCCAACACAACCACCATCTTCCGACAAGTCTCCGGGGAAATGTGGCCGGCATATTCCATCCCTCCATGCTAACTCCGCCACTAATGAACACAGACGGCCTACCGACCAACTTTCCTGATCAAGAAATGTATGTTCATCAAATGCCTCACAATATCTACGGAGCCTACGGAGGCGGCGGCGCATATCATCAGCAAAATTTAATTGCACGTGACAATCAACAATACCAGATTCGTGATTATGGGACGCTGCAAGATATATTCTCAGTCTTCCCCAAGCAGGAGCCCTGA